A stretch of the Agromyces larvae genome encodes the following:
- a CDS encoding GNAT family N-acetyltransferase, which produces MTGFHVRRATADDATALAEVAAVTFPLACPPTTTDAAKQAFIAAHLTAERFAEYLADPARLLFLAEDGEGALGYTMLVFGEPGDPDVGAAISLRPTVELSKCYTLPRAHGSGAASRLMTASLTALAELADRPVGVWLGVNQQNERAQRFYRKHGFERVGVKRFLVGDRWEDDFVYERGLGQVAVAAG; this is translated from the coding sequence ATGACCGGGTTCCACGTGCGGCGCGCGACGGCCGACGATGCGACGGCGCTCGCCGAGGTCGCGGCCGTCACCTTTCCGCTGGCCTGCCCGCCGACGACGACGGATGCCGCGAAGCAGGCGTTCATCGCCGCGCATCTGACGGCCGAGCGGTTCGCCGAGTACCTCGCCGATCCGGCGCGCCTACTGTTCCTCGCCGAGGACGGCGAGGGTGCTCTCGGGTACACGATGCTCGTGTTCGGAGAGCCGGGCGACCCCGATGTGGGCGCGGCGATCAGTCTGCGCCCCACCGTCGAGCTCTCCAAGTGCTACACGCTGCCCCGTGCGCACGGGTCGGGCGCGGCATCCCGGCTCATGACCGCGTCGCTGACCGCGCTCGCCGAGCTCGCCGACCGTCCCGTCGGCGTGTGGCTCGGCGTCAATCAGCAGAACGAGCGCGCGCAGCGGTTCTACCGCAAGCACGGATTCGAGCGGGTCGGCGTGAAGCGGTTCCTCGTCGGCGACCGTTGGGAGGACGATTTCGTCTACGAGCGGGGCCTCGGCCAGGTCGCCGTCGCGGCCGGCTGA